In Microbacterium sp. AB, a single genomic region encodes these proteins:
- a CDS encoding ABC transporter permease, producing MPVFIARRLLSGAVMLVVISVVAFTLLYLGGGDIARRILGQSATAETVAAKTAELGLDRPLVVQFGDWFANALTGDLGRSWFSSQFVAVSMETRLPVTLSLVIGSTVIAAILSVLLGVLAARRGGWIDGLVQFLAVVGFAVPGFLIALGLVLLFAINLGWFRATGYTPIGSSFTGWLASIALPVVALATGAIATIAQQIRGSVLDALDRDYVRTLRSRGLSSNRVVYRHVLRNAAGPALAVLAVQFIGMLGGAVIVEQVFALPGIGQLAVQATTQGDIPVVMGIVIVTAIIVVIVNLAIDLAQAALNPKVRLS from the coding sequence ATGCCCGTGTTCATCGCCCGACGGCTGCTCTCCGGCGCCGTCATGCTCGTCGTCATCTCCGTGGTGGCGTTCACCCTCCTCTACCTGGGCGGCGGCGACATCGCCCGCCGGATCCTGGGGCAGAGCGCGACGGCCGAGACGGTCGCGGCCAAGACCGCCGAGCTCGGTCTCGACCGTCCCCTCGTCGTGCAGTTCGGGGACTGGTTCGCGAACGCCCTCACGGGGGACCTGGGGCGGTCGTGGTTCAGCAGCCAGTTCGTCGCCGTGAGCATGGAGACCCGGCTGCCCGTGACGCTCTCGCTCGTCATCGGCAGCACCGTCATCGCCGCGATCCTCTCGGTGCTGCTGGGGGTCCTCGCCGCGCGCCGCGGCGGGTGGATCGACGGCCTCGTGCAGTTCCTGGCGGTGGTCGGCTTCGCCGTGCCCGGCTTCCTCATCGCCCTCGGCCTCGTGCTCCTCTTCGCGATCAACCTCGGCTGGTTCCGCGCGACGGGCTACACCCCCATAGGCTCGTCGTTCACGGGGTGGCTCGCGTCCATCGCACTCCCCGTCGTCGCCCTCGCGACCGGCGCCATCGCGACGATCGCCCAGCAGATCCGCGGATCGGTGCTGGACGCGCTCGACCGGGACTACGTCCGGACCCTCCGCAGCCGCGGCCTCAGCTCGAACCGCGTCGTGTACCGCCACGTGCTGCGCAACGCCGCAGGACCCGCGCTCGCGGTGCTCGCCGTGCAGTTCATCGGCATGCTCGGCGGCGCCGTCATCGTCGAGCAGGTCTTCGCCCTCCCCGGCATCGGGCAGCTCGCCGTGCAGGCGACGACGCAGGGCGACATCCCGGTCGTCATGGGCATCGTCATCGTCACCGCCATCATCGTCGTCATCGTCAACCTCGCGATCGACCTCGCGCAGGCGGCCCTCAACCCGAAGGTGCGACTGTCATGA
- a CDS encoding glycoside hydrolase family 43 protein, whose amino-acid sequence MTFPNPQLNGFHPDPSVVKAGDEYYLATSSFEYLPGIPVHRSHDFVDWELVGHVATSPERLGVSDVATGGGAWAPTIRFHDGVFHLVVTVAMGRGMLHFTASDPAGPWSDGDVVLDVSGSGSVNGIDPDIAWDDDGACYITYSGLVLSGDGIGEHLGIQQVRVDLERHVALEEPRSLWSGSGFMFPEAPHLYRHGEHWYLMIAEGGTERGHSISIARGPSPEGPFAPAPANPLVSARSTARPVQNTGHGDLVEGPDGGWLCVLLGVRPRSATRAFSALGRETFVTPARWRADGWLEIDPVELAPRAGDRVEIDFADDLDGEWIAVRRAPADVAARAAGGLVVRGDGQTLDDPRPAFLGRRQEHLANSVTVDLAPVAGVGGLAVRYDEEFHVELEVGGGLVTARAVVPTLRQEWTLPYDGGAVSLRISSRQGAGGGFGTPRDELVLAASVGGAEFAELARVDGRFLSSETAESFTGRVIGLYAVDGEVTATRWVAEGDDD is encoded by the coding sequence ATGACGTTCCCCAACCCTCAGCTCAACGGGTTCCACCCCGATCCCAGCGTGGTGAAGGCGGGCGACGAGTACTACCTCGCGACGTCGTCGTTCGAGTACCTCCCCGGCATCCCCGTCCACCGTTCGCACGACTTCGTCGACTGGGAGCTCGTCGGCCACGTCGCGACGAGCCCCGAGCGGCTCGGCGTGTCGGACGTCGCGACGGGCGGGGGCGCGTGGGCGCCGACGATCCGCTTCCACGACGGCGTCTTCCATCTCGTCGTCACGGTCGCGATGGGCCGCGGCATGCTGCACTTCACGGCATCCGACCCCGCGGGGCCCTGGAGCGACGGAGACGTGGTCCTCGACGTGTCGGGCTCGGGCAGCGTGAACGGCATCGACCCCGACATCGCGTGGGACGACGACGGCGCCTGCTACATCACCTACTCCGGGCTCGTCCTCTCGGGCGACGGGATCGGCGAGCACCTGGGCATCCAGCAGGTGAGGGTCGATCTCGAACGGCACGTCGCCCTCGAGGAGCCCCGCTCGCTCTGGTCGGGATCGGGCTTCATGTTCCCCGAGGCGCCGCACCTCTACCGGCACGGCGAGCACTGGTACCTCATGATCGCCGAGGGCGGCACGGAGCGCGGACACAGCATCAGCATCGCGCGCGGCCCCTCGCCGGAGGGACCGTTCGCCCCCGCCCCGGCGAATCCGCTCGTGTCGGCGCGCTCGACGGCGAGACCCGTCCAGAACACGGGACACGGCGATCTCGTCGAAGGCCCGGACGGCGGATGGCTGTGCGTGCTGCTGGGCGTCCGCCCGCGCAGCGCGACACGGGCGTTCTCGGCGCTCGGCCGCGAGACGTTCGTCACGCCCGCGCGCTGGCGCGCGGACGGATGGCTCGAGATCGACCCCGTCGAGCTCGCGCCGCGCGCCGGCGACCGCGTCGAGATCGACTTCGCCGACGACCTCGACGGCGAGTGGATCGCCGTGCGTCGGGCGCCCGCCGACGTCGCCGCGCGCGCCGCGGGAGGTCTCGTCGTCCGCGGGGACGGCCAGACCCTCGACGACCCGCGCCCGGCCTTCCTCGGGCGGCGTCAGGAGCACCTGGCGAACAGCGTGACGGTCGACCTCGCCCCGGTCGCGGGCGTCGGGGGACTCGCGGTGCGGTACGACGAGGAGTTCCACGTCGAGCTGGAGGTCGGCGGCGGTCTCGTCACCGCCCGAGCCGTGGTGCCGACGCTCCGTCAGGAGTGGACCCTGCCCTACGACGGCGGCGCCGTCTCGCTGCGGATCTCGTCCCGGCAGGGTGCCGGCGGCGGCTTCGGCACGCCCCGGGACGAGCTCGTCCTCGCCGCGTCCGTGGGAGGAGCGGAGTTCGCCGAGCTCGCTCGCGTCGACGGGCGCTTCCTCTCGAGCGAGACCGCGGAGTCTTTCACGGGGAGGGTCATCGGCCTGTACGCGGTCGACGGAGAGGTCACCGCCACCCGCTGGGTCGCGGAGGGGGATGACGACTGA
- a CDS encoding dipeptide/oligopeptide/nickel ABC transporter permease/ATP-binding protein translates to MTTRSQTSLLRRLLRRPLAVASVAVLAVVAFVAVLGPVLAPLDPNYANIGSILQGPGALHPLGTDSAGRDVLSRLLAATQISVASALVALVTALVIGVTAGLIAGYYRGWFDAVSSWVTSLVMALPGIVVLLAARSVLGPSVWIAMLVFGVLMSPSFFRLVYASVSAVRGELYVDAARVSGLGDARIIARHVLGVVRAPILIQSAIIAGIAIAIQSGLEFLGLGDLSVPTWGSMLNDAFTRIYNQPLLMLWPSLAIALTCIALTLLANAMRDELERTVTVRRRRRRAVSGATGSVAAVTTSFSTSGADAPVDLDEVPVFDTAPVIVHEDDERASLRSQPTLLSIRDLRVGYGQSDGPGVEVVHGVSLDVRKGEVHGLIGESGSGKTQTAFSVLGLLPRGGRVTAGTISFDGVELADADERAYAGIRGARIGYIPQEPMSNLDPSFTIGSQLVEPLRSGLGMSTKDATDKALALLDRVGIPEPRRTFDAYPFQVSGGMAQRVLIAGAVSTDPDLMIADEPTTALDVTVQAEVLDLLRDLQAERHMAMLLVTHNFGVVADLCDRVSVMQDGRFVEQGPVRAIFRRAEHPYTQALLDAILDEGPARGPLQTTGGAR, encoded by the coding sequence ATGACCACCCGCTCCCAGACCTCCCTGCTGCGCCGGCTGCTGCGCCGGCCGCTCGCCGTCGCCTCCGTCGCCGTGCTCGCGGTCGTCGCGTTCGTCGCGGTCCTCGGCCCGGTCCTGGCGCCCCTCGACCCCAACTACGCGAACATCGGCTCGATCCTGCAGGGCCCCGGCGCCCTGCATCCGCTCGGCACCGACTCCGCCGGTCGCGACGTGCTCTCCCGCCTGCTCGCCGCGACCCAGATCAGCGTCGCCTCGGCGCTCGTCGCGCTCGTCACGGCGCTCGTCATCGGCGTGACCGCCGGTCTCATCGCGGGCTACTACCGGGGATGGTTCGACGCGGTGTCGTCGTGGGTCACCTCGCTCGTGATGGCGCTGCCCGGCATCGTCGTGCTGCTCGCGGCGCGCTCGGTCCTCGGGCCGAGCGTGTGGATCGCGATGCTCGTCTTCGGCGTCCTCATGTCGCCGTCGTTCTTCCGGCTCGTGTACGCGAGCGTCAGCGCGGTGCGCGGCGAGCTGTACGTCGACGCCGCGCGCGTCTCCGGGCTCGGCGACGCGCGCATCATCGCCCGCCATGTGCTGGGGGTCGTCCGCGCGCCCATCCTCATCCAGTCGGCGATCATCGCCGGCATCGCCATCGCCATCCAGTCCGGCCTGGAGTTCCTCGGCCTCGGCGACCTCTCGGTGCCGACGTGGGGCTCGATGCTGAACGACGCCTTCACGAGGATCTACAACCAGCCGCTGCTCATGCTGTGGCCCTCGCTCGCGATCGCGCTCACCTGCATCGCCCTCACGCTGCTCGCCAACGCCATGCGCGACGAGCTCGAGCGCACCGTCACCGTCCGGCGGCGGCGCCGACGGGCCGTCTCCGGCGCGACGGGGTCGGTGGCGGCGGTCACGACGTCGTTCTCCACGAGCGGCGCCGACGCCCCCGTCGACCTCGACGAGGTCCCGGTCTTCGACACGGCTCCCGTGATCGTGCACGAGGACGACGAGCGCGCGAGCCTGCGCTCGCAGCCGACGCTGCTGTCGATCCGCGACCTGCGCGTGGGCTACGGGCAGTCGGACGGGCCGGGGGTCGAGGTGGTCCACGGCGTCTCGCTCGACGTCCGCAAGGGCGAGGTCCACGGGCTCATCGGCGAGTCGGGCTCCGGCAAGACGCAGACGGCCTTCTCCGTCCTGGGGCTCCTGCCCCGCGGCGGACGCGTCACCGCCGGCACGATCTCCTTCGACGGCGTGGAGCTCGCCGACGCCGACGAGCGCGCCTATGCGGGGATCCGCGGCGCCCGGATCGGCTACATCCCGCAGGAGCCGATGTCGAACCTCGACCCGTCCTTCACGATCGGGTCGCAGCTCGTCGAGCCGCTCCGCTCCGGCCTCGGGATGAGCACGAAGGACGCGACGGACAAGGCACTCGCGCTGCTCGACCGCGTCGGCATCCCCGAGCCGAGGCGCACGTTCGACGCGTACCCGTTCCAGGTGTCGGGCGGGATGGCGCAGCGCGTGCTCATCGCGGGCGCCGTCTCGACGGACCCCGACCTCATGATCGCCGACGAGCCCACCACGGCGCTCGACGTGACGGTCCAGGCGGAGGTGCTCGATCTGCTGCGCGATCTGCAGGCCGAGCGTCACATGGCGATGCTCCTCGTGACGCACAACTTCGGCGTCGTCGCCGACCTCTGCGACCGCGTGTCCGTCATGCAGGACGGCCGCTTCGTCGAGCAGGGGCCCGTCCGCGCCATCTTCCGCAGAGCGGAGCACCCCTACACCCAGGCGCTGCTGGACGCGATCCTCGACGAGGGTCCCGCCCGCGGCCCGCTCCAGACCACAGGAGGTGCGCGATGA
- a CDS encoding glycoside hydrolase family 3 protein codes for MTFSDGPAGVRGPRWDEREPSLNLPSGSALAASWDADLAHRYGAAAASEARRKDVDVVLGPTINLHRSPLGGRHFECLSEDPELTGALAEAYVRGLQDNGVAATPKHYVANDSETDRFTVDVHVDERALRELYLAPFERAVAAGAWAIMSSYNSVDGVTMTENALLETPLNSEWGFDGVVVSDWTAVRGLDAVAASQDLAMPGPAPAWAGLADAVREGAVSESDIDRKVLRLLLLAERVGALEGTAPRATTGLDGRAFAREAAIAGSVLLRNDGVLPLDPAAVSSIAVIGQNARDARTQGGGSATVLPEQIVVPLDGIRAAFPRADVSFSLGAVVQEGVSELPLAQITNPATGSPGVRVAFRDADGEEIFAEDRRSTALVWFGGDAPVATASTLELHTTYVAPESGTVLLGFAGANPGRVFVDGSLVLEDTPVITGTDLGAAFLSPPSATTPVAVEAGVAYDLRAEIEIAQAGRAPLGALSATVGIAPDDGDPDGLIAAAVDAASSSDVAVVVVGTNAKVESEGYDRTSLALPGRQDDLVRAVLAANPRTVVVVNAGSPVELPWADDAAAVLLGYFGGQEFGSAVGDVLTGAAEPGGRLPTTWPRALADVPVTEVVPVDGALRYAEGVHIGYRAWLRSGAEPHFPFGHGLGYTSWAWGVASRDGDTVEVTLANTGDRAGKQVVQVYAERPGSAVERPARWLVGFAVVHAAPGETVTARVDVPARRLAHWDGGWRVEPGVYALKAGGSVAALPLALEWKVPA; via the coding sequence ATGACCTTCTCGGACGGTCCCGCCGGCGTGCGAGGGCCGCGCTGGGACGAGCGCGAGCCGTCGCTCAACCTGCCGTCGGGCTCGGCGCTGGCCGCTTCGTGGGACGCCGATCTCGCGCACCGCTACGGTGCGGCCGCGGCCTCCGAGGCACGGCGGAAGGACGTCGACGTGGTCCTCGGACCGACGATCAACCTCCACCGCTCGCCCCTCGGCGGCCGCCACTTCGAGTGCCTGAGCGAGGATCCCGAGCTGACCGGCGCGCTCGCCGAGGCGTACGTCCGCGGCCTGCAGGACAACGGCGTGGCGGCCACGCCCAAGCACTACGTCGCGAACGACTCGGAGACCGACCGGTTCACGGTCGACGTGCACGTCGACGAGCGCGCGCTGCGGGAGCTCTACCTCGCTCCGTTCGAGCGGGCCGTCGCGGCGGGGGCCTGGGCGATCATGAGCTCGTACAACTCCGTCGACGGCGTGACGATGACCGAGAACGCGCTCCTCGAGACGCCCCTCAACTCGGAGTGGGGCTTCGACGGCGTCGTCGTGAGCGACTGGACGGCCGTGCGCGGGCTCGACGCGGTCGCCGCGTCGCAGGACCTCGCGATGCCCGGCCCCGCGCCGGCCTGGGCGGGCCTCGCCGACGCCGTGCGGGAGGGGGCGGTGTCGGAGAGCGACATCGACCGCAAGGTGCTGCGCCTCCTGCTGCTCGCGGAGCGCGTGGGCGCCCTGGAGGGGACGGCGCCGCGCGCGACGACCGGCCTCGACGGCCGCGCGTTCGCACGAGAGGCGGCGATCGCGGGCTCCGTCCTGCTGCGCAACGACGGCGTCCTGCCCCTCGACCCCGCCGCCGTCTCGTCGATCGCCGTGATCGGCCAGAACGCCCGCGACGCGCGCACGCAGGGCGGCGGGAGCGCGACCGTGCTCCCGGAGCAGATCGTCGTCCCGCTCGACGGGATCCGCGCCGCCTTCCCCCGGGCGGACGTGAGCTTTTCGCTCGGCGCCGTCGTGCAGGAGGGCGTCTCGGAGCTCCCGCTCGCGCAGATCACGAACCCCGCGACGGGGAGCCCGGGCGTCCGCGTCGCCTTCCGCGACGCGGACGGCGAGGAGATCTTCGCCGAGGACCGCCGGTCGACGGCGCTCGTGTGGTTCGGCGGCGACGCACCGGTCGCCACGGCGTCGACCCTCGAGCTGCACACGACGTACGTCGCCCCGGAGAGCGGGACCGTCCTCCTCGGGTTCGCCGGGGCGAACCCGGGCCGCGTCTTCGTCGACGGGTCGCTCGTCCTCGAGGACACCCCCGTCATCACCGGCACCGACCTCGGCGCGGCCTTCCTCAGCCCGCCGTCGGCGACGACCCCCGTCGCGGTCGAGGCCGGCGTCGCCTACGACCTGCGCGCGGAGATCGAGATCGCGCAGGCGGGTCGCGCCCCGCTCGGCGCCCTCAGCGCGACCGTCGGCATCGCCCCCGACGACGGCGACCCCGACGGGCTCATCGCCGCGGCCGTCGACGCCGCCTCCTCCTCCGACGTCGCCGTGGTCGTCGTCGGCACGAACGCGAAGGTCGAGTCGGAGGGCTACGACCGCACGAGCCTCGCGCTCCCCGGACGTCAGGACGACCTCGTGCGCGCCGTGCTCGCGGCGAACCCGCGCACGGTCGTCGTCGTCAACGCGGGCTCCCCGGTCGAGCTGCCGTGGGCCGACGACGCCGCGGCCGTGCTGCTGGGATACTTCGGCGGCCAGGAGTTCGGCTCGGCCGTCGGCGACGTCCTCACGGGGGCCGCCGAGCCCGGGGGCCGGCTCCCCACGACCTGGCCGCGTGCGCTCGCGGACGTCCCCGTCACCGAGGTGGTCCCCGTCGACGGCGCGCTCCGTTACGCCGAGGGCGTCCACATCGGCTACCGGGCGTGGCTGCGCTCCGGCGCCGAGCCGCATTTCCCGTTCGGCCACGGCCTCGGCTACACGTCGTGGGCGTGGGGCGTCGCGTCGCGCGACGGCGACACCGTCGAGGTGACGCTGGCGAACACGGGCGACCGCGCGGGCAAGCAGGTCGTGCAGGTCTATGCGGAACGGCCCGGCTCCGCGGTCGAGCGTCCCGCGCGCTGGCTCGTGGGCTTCGCCGTCGTGCACGCCGCTCCGGGCGAGACCGTGACGGCCCGCGTCGACGTCCCCGCCCGGCGCCTCGCGCACTGGGACGGCGGATGGCGCGTCGAGCCCGGCGTGTACGCGTTGAAGGCGGGGGGCTCCGTCGCCGCCCTCCCCCTCGCTCTCGAATGGAAGGTGCCGGCATGA
- a CDS encoding ATP-binding cassette domain-containing protein: MSAPLLEVKDLVVEYPGRGLRAQPFRALKGVSLDIRPGECVGLVGESGSGKTTLGRAVLGLAPVTEGTIAYDGADISHLRRRERRALSSEIQVVFQDPYSSLNPSMTIEQILAEPLTVQGSSQADAKTRVRDLLDQVGLPSDARDRLPREFSGGQRQRIAIARALALSPRLIVCDEPVSALDLSTQARVLDLFIEIQERTGVAYLFITHDLAVVRHISHRVAVMYRGEIVEDGDGDQVTSAPVHPYTQRLFMAAPVPDPDRQEERRARRRALIAAEGAHR, encoded by the coding sequence ATGAGCGCTCCGCTGCTCGAGGTCAAGGACCTCGTCGTCGAGTACCCCGGACGGGGCCTCCGGGCCCAGCCGTTCCGCGCCCTCAAGGGGGTCTCGCTCGACATCCGTCCGGGCGAGTGCGTCGGCCTCGTGGGCGAGTCGGGATCGGGGAAGACGACGCTCGGACGCGCCGTGCTCGGGCTCGCGCCCGTCACGGAGGGGACGATCGCGTACGACGGCGCCGACATCTCGCATCTGCGCCGGCGCGAGCGACGCGCGCTGAGCAGCGAGATCCAGGTCGTCTTCCAGGACCCCTACTCGTCGCTCAACCCCTCGATGACGATCGAGCAGATCCTCGCGGAGCCGCTCACGGTGCAGGGCTCGAGCCAGGCCGATGCGAAGACGCGCGTGCGGGACCTCCTCGACCAGGTCGGCCTGCCGTCGGACGCCCGCGACCGGCTGCCTCGGGAGTTCTCGGGCGGCCAGCGCCAGCGCATCGCCATCGCGAGGGCGCTCGCGCTCTCGCCGCGGCTCATCGTGTGCGACGAGCCCGTCTCCGCGCTCGACCTGTCCACGCAGGCGCGCGTGCTCGACCTGTTCATCGAGATCCAGGAGCGCACGGGGGTCGCCTACCTGTTCATCACGCACGACCTCGCCGTCGTCCGTCACATCAGCCATCGCGTCGCGGTCATGTACCGGGGCGAGATCGTCGAGGACGGCGACGGCGACCAGGTGACCTCCGCGCCCGTCCACCCCTACACGCAGCGTCTCTTCATGGCGGCGCCCGTGCCCGACCCCGATCGCCAGGAGGAGCGCCGCGCACGGCGCCGCGCCCTCATCGCCGCCGAAGGAGCGCACCGTTGA
- a CDS encoding ABC transporter substrate-binding protein: protein MTACSGGGAGEAEDTSLTLGAITAPTTLDPAGSEWGNRAPFYQAVYDTLLYADSDGEIQPWLATEWSYNDDGTVLTLTLRDDVSFTDGSALTAEVVAENLQRFQDGTSPDAGYFADVASFEAPDETTVVVTLNAPDPAFLDYLTRDPGLVASSEAIDSGDLTTTPVGSGAYVLDTAATVTGTSYVYTANPDYWNPDVQHYESLTINVLQDPTSALNAIKAGEADAVRISTNDNLDEVEAAGWTINSNELDFQGLLLLDRAGTVSEPLGDVRVRQAINYAIDRDAMLAALQQGHGTVTTQVFPTGSGAYDEALDDAYPYDPDQARELLEEAGYADGFTISMPNSAVLGATVYSLVEQQLADIGITVQYTDPGNNFIADLLAPKYPASFMALEQNPDWQLIQFMLAPTAIFNPYHYEDETANALFERIQYGDETEQVAAASELNAYIVDQAWFAPFYRVEGVMASAPGTSVEMLPTNAYPSIFDIAPAE from the coding sequence TTGACCGCCTGCTCGGGCGGCGGCGCGGGCGAGGCGGAAGACACCTCCCTGACGCTCGGCGCGATCACCGCGCCCACGACGCTCGACCCCGCGGGATCCGAATGGGGCAACCGCGCGCCCTTCTACCAGGCCGTGTACGACACGCTCCTCTACGCCGACTCCGACGGCGAGATCCAGCCGTGGCTCGCGACGGAGTGGTCGTACAACGACGACGGCACCGTGCTCACGCTCACGCTGCGCGATGACGTGTCGTTCACCGACGGCAGCGCCCTCACCGCCGAGGTCGTCGCCGAGAACCTGCAGCGCTTCCAGGACGGCACCTCCCCCGACGCGGGGTACTTCGCCGACGTGGCGTCGTTCGAGGCGCCCGACGAGACGACGGTGGTCGTCACCCTGAACGCGCCCGACCCCGCCTTCCTCGACTACCTCACACGCGACCCGGGACTCGTCGCGAGCAGCGAGGCGATCGACAGCGGCGACCTCACGACCACGCCCGTCGGCTCCGGCGCATACGTCCTCGACACCGCGGCGACGGTGACGGGCACGAGCTACGTGTACACGGCCAACCCCGACTACTGGAACCCCGACGTCCAGCACTACGAGTCGCTCACGATCAACGTGCTGCAGGACCCGACGTCGGCCCTCAACGCGATCAAGGCGGGAGAGGCCGACGCCGTGCGGATCTCGACCAACGACAACCTCGACGAGGTCGAGGCGGCCGGATGGACGATCAACTCCAACGAGCTCGACTTCCAGGGGCTGCTCCTGCTCGACCGCGCCGGCACCGTCAGCGAGCCGCTCGGCGACGTGCGCGTGCGCCAGGCGATCAACTACGCGATCGACCGCGACGCCATGCTCGCCGCTCTCCAGCAGGGGCACGGGACCGTGACGACGCAGGTGTTCCCCACGGGCTCCGGCGCCTACGACGAGGCGCTCGACGACGCGTATCCGTACGACCCCGACCAGGCGCGCGAGCTCCTGGAGGAGGCAGGGTACGCCGACGGGTTCACGATCTCGATGCCGAACTCGGCCGTGCTCGGCGCGACGGTCTACTCGCTCGTCGAGCAGCAGCTGGCCGACATCGGCATCACGGTGCAGTACACGGACCCGGGCAACAACTTCATCGCCGACCTGCTGGCGCCGAAGTATCCGGCATCGTTCATGGCCCTCGAGCAGAACCCCGACTGGCAGCTCATCCAGTTCATGCTCGCCCCGACGGCGATCTTCAACCCGTACCACTACGAGGACGAGACGGCGAACGCGCTGTTCGAGCGCATCCAGTACGGCGACGAGACGGAGCAGGTGGCCGCGGCCTCCGAGCTCAACGCCTACATCGTCGACCAGGCGTGGTTCGCCCCGTTCTACCGCGTCGAGGGCGTGATGGCGTCGGCGCCGGGCACCTCCGTGGAGATGCTCCCGACGAACGCCTACCCGTCGATCTTCGACATCGCACCGGCCGAGTAA